Proteins encoded in a region of the Podospora pseudopauciseta strain CBS 411.78 chromosome 6, whole genome shotgun sequence genome:
- a CDS encoding hypothetical protein (EggNog:ENOG503PHMZ) — protein MSSSENNHVSRTPDTEGDFSSPNSFVYVRTPMATISNNTGLKSTVHTTSFDEKDSSHQEGQQRQYQEQCQHQYRQQYQPRYRQSSYASSRSSLANEVIFDHEDSPPPLKDNNGPFHPASPYAKDDQSHGLGISAEQSCLHQEQRGTRTVSSPVGTSGKYGKTTEQPLAGVNWRDRSMSYGDSYGGRWSSNLRGSAASESYGPNRFYPPGYYFSPANRCNPSFRSYKSSASTDLLASLTSNARKAPFAAQPSTNRFNVFQTLDNNNNNNNNNNQTDENDEKMSHCDNKSRTFGVVGDGRFGARPTPAAPAPPVLTSIGASGFASGRMMSHPGGNDSGILGFAQPQPSGPAYHPDALSSQLRSLSFRSGAAAVQAPGPFSAAQQHPFPGQQRPFFPQPAAAPLFPAGFCPFASVPETAVVRAGPSSSGALVPAPGQPFFFRPMECRTHRRLTELESYDLMIKGFSPNYKGNPDLDRNRSATIPEDMNCSLFLVGLPADVTTHELLAGVRNVGRVYATHINPPEPEKGHEQSAAKIVFFERSAAGTCSFPSPFLHMHSSIPTTPQKVLSRPSKSLDGPKANPPFPPERFFRQTTTQGFRIPTRAPPHNPARVTWNRIRSAEVDINGSKSRVLLISGPPHIVNEQHLREYFDNKLIYQVDEIIVHHPGAVPAALPAPPGSSAANPSTGNLSSSGGPRAPAGLLAYNDVPSGAPVTSHSNIPLAAGPLILGNNDKNDKNDKNDNNDNNDNNDNNDNNDNNDNNNNNNNNNNNNNNNNNNNNNSNDDDNDDNDDNDDNDNNDNNNNSGASGFSPGHSKSASSISSGSHRPSSLLGQLKGDRALIEFRFGSYRCQSEAARMALVREFREFGVLCEFGRDPCDRVKKKEEGKGKGREEEQQVEVYLGGGGDGCEDHHPFWRGGEAGMGGGAFAGGAGVGGDAFADGEGGFGSVFTPGAGAHLSATTLAGSYFQSRAQSDSVRGLWGGAREGA, from the exons ATGTCTTCCTCAGAGAATAATCATGTCTCTCGGACTCCAGACACCGAAGGAGACTTCAGCTCTCCCAACTCATTTGTCTATGTCCGCACACCTATGGCAAcaatcagcaacaacacagGGCTCAAGTCAACAGTCCACACTACCTCCTTTGACGAGAAGGACTCTTCCCATCAAGAGGGTCAGCAACGCCAGTACCAAGAACAGTGTCAACATCAGTATCGACAGCAGTATCAACCGCGGTATCGCCAGTCCAGCTATGCCAGCAGTCGCAGCAGTCTTGCCAATGAAGTCATCTTCGACCATGAAgactcccctcctccgctgAAAGACAACAACGGTCCCTTTCACCCTGCCAGCCCCTATGCCAAAGATGATCAAAGCCATGGCCTGGGCATCAGCGCCGAACAAAGCTGCCTGCATCAAGAACAGCGAGGCACACGAACAGTCTCCAGCCCAGTAGGCACAAGCGGCAAGTACGGCAAGACCACAGAACAACCCCTCGCTGGGGTGAACTGGCGAGACCGCAGCATGAGCTATGGTGACAGCTACGGGGGACGGTGGTCTTCCAACCTACGGGGGTCAGCTGCCAGTGAGAGCTATGGCCCAAACAGGTTCTACCCCCCTGGTTACTACTTCTCACCTGCGAACCGTTGTAATCCAAGCTTCCGCTCTTACAAGTCGTCAGCGAGCACCGATCTTCTTGCCAGCCTCACAAGCAATGCCAGAAAAGCCCCTTTCGCTGCACAACCTTCGACAAACCGATTCAACGTGTTCCAGACGTTggataacaacaacaacaacaacaacaacaacaaccagaccGACGAGAACGACGAAAAGATGTCGCACTGTGACAACAAGTCCAGAACCTTCGGCGTTGTCGGAGACGGCCGCTTCGGCGCCAGACCCACTCCCGCTGCCCCCGCCCCGCCTGTCCTCACCTCGATCGGTGCCTCCGGTTTTGCCTCAGGCAGAATGATGAGTCACCCCGGCGGGAATGACTCTGGAATCCTGGGCTttgcccaaccccaaccctccgGCCCCGCCTACCACCCGgacgccctctcctcccagctCCGGTCCTTGTCCTTCCGCtccggcgccgccgccgtccaaGCTCCTGGCCCCTTTTCCGCTGCCCAGCAGCACCCCTTCCCGGGCCAGCAGCGCCCCTTTTTCCCTCAGCCTGCCGCCGCCCCCTTGTTTCCCGCTGGCTTTTGCCCTTTCGCGTCCGTCCCCGAGACTGCCGTCGTCCGAGCTggtccctcctcctccggcgccCTCGTCCCAGCCCCTGGGCAGCCCTTTTTCTTCCGGCCGATGGAGTGCCGCACCCACCGCCGCCTGACCGAACTCGAGTCCTACGACTTGATGATCAAGGGGTTCAGCCCCAACTACAAGGGGAACCCGGACCTGGACCGGAACCGGAGCGCGACTATCCCCGAGGACATGAACTGTTCTCTCTTCCTGGTGGGCTTGCCCGCCGATGTGACGACCCACGAGCTGCTTGCTGGGGTGAGGAACGTGGGACGGGTGTATGCCAcccacatcaacccccctGAGCCGGAGAAGGGCCACGAGCAGAGCGCGGCCAAGATTGTGTTTTTCGAGAGGAGTGCTGCCGGTACGTGTTcattcccttccccttttcttcatATGCATTCAAGCATTCCCACCACGCCTCAGAAAGTTCTGAGTAGGCCTTCCAAAAGCTTGGATGGGCCT AAAGCTAACCCACCCTTCCCACCAGAACGCTTCTTCCGCCAAACCACAACCCAGGGCTTTCGCATCCCAACCCGCGCTCCTCCCCACAACCCCGCCCGCGTGACCTGGAACCGCATCCGGTCCGCCGAAGTCGACATCAACGGCTCAAAGTCTCgcgtcctcctcatctccggACCCCCCCACATCGTCAACGAGCAGCACCTCCGCGAGTACTTCGACAACAAGCTCATCTACCAAGTCGACGAGATCATCGTCCACCACCCCGGCGCCGTCCCTGCCGCCTTGCCCGCTCCCCCCGGTTCCTCTGCTGCCAATCCCTCGACAGGCAACCTCTCTAGCTCTGGTGGTCCCCGCGCCCCAGCCGGCCTATTGGCCTATAACGACGTCCCTTCCGGCGCTCCCGTTACCAGCCACAGCAACATCCCCCTCGCCGCCGGTcctctcatcctcggcaACAACGACAAAAACGACAAAAACGACAaaaacgacaacaacgacaacaacgacaacaacgacaacaacgacaacaacgacaacaacgacaacaacaacaacaacaacaacaacaacaacaacaacaacaacaacaacaacaacaacaacaacagcaacgacgacgacaacgacgacaacgacgacaacgacgacaacgacaacaacgacaacaacaacaacagtgGCGCCAGCGGCTTCAGCCCCGGCCACTCCAAGTCCGCCTCCAGCATCAGCTCCGGAAGCCACAGACCCAGCTCTCTCCTGGGCCAGCTCAAGGGCGATAGAGCCCTCATCGAGTTCCGCTTCGGCAGTTACCGCTGCCAGTCCGAGGCAGCCCGCATGGCTCTCGTGAGAGAGTTTAGGGAATTTGGGGTCTTGTGCGAATTTGGGAGGGATCCTTGTGATCgtgtgaagaagaaggaggaaggaaaggggaaggggagagaggaggagcagcaggtaGAGGTTTATttaggtggtggtggagatggttgcgaggaccaccaccctttctggaggggaggagaagctgggatgggtggtggtgcgtttgccggcggtgctggtgtggGGGGTGATGCGTTTGCTGACGGCGAGGGGGGCTTCGGCTCCGTGTTCACTCCGGGTGCGGGCGCGCACCTGTCCGCGACGACCCTGGCTGGGAGTTACTTCCAGTCGCGGGCTCAGAGCGACAGCGTGCGCGGCCTGTGGGGTGGTGCTCGTGAGGGGGCGTGA
- a CDS encoding hypothetical protein (COG:S; EggNog:ENOG503NU2H) — MRIAKALLSLALVADAAIASSWFSNAAYNKWHETELERWLSDHDVPYPTPADRKDLEKLVQKNWESHVVTPYNSWDAAQLNSYLKQKGVETKDSAQASRDSLISQVKGYWYETEDKAQTAWTNVKDWILDSWTDSQLKAFCDRYGIPVPQPRTRDTLLQKARVAYETAAQKAGETAAYPGNWLYETWSESDLKEWLDTHGIPAPQPTTRDKLIASVRRNSRLASLRMQEQKAAAQKKAQEAYATLTDKVIDAWSESQLKEFCDKNSIPVPQGTKLNQLRSLVRKHRAEIMGDTVASTAASAYGAATSNVGENVAKATDVTSQAALDAFNAAVNTWSESRLKGYLDARGVPVPQGSKTDELRALVRKHAHKAATGWSAWTWDDLTLDNLKAYLASSGDAAAKKAGEKAGATREELVQAANAAYASASSAGGNSFASATSYLSHATDNAKAATFDTWSESDLKAYLDSYGIPVPQGSSLNEIRALARRQWTYYKYGTSSPSETIFAKIKENVLSGWDWVTGQVMAGSDAAKKKAEEGRAKAHKEL, encoded by the exons atgagGATCGCCAAAGCGCTCCTGTCGTTGGCCCTCGTGGCTGACGCAGCTATCGCTAGCTCTTGGTTTTCCAATGCTG CCTACAACAAGTGGCACGAGACTGAGCTTGAGCGTTGGCTCTCCGATCACGATGTCCCCTATCCCACTCCTGCCGACCGCAAGGATCTCGAGAAGCTTGTCCAGAAGAACTGGGAGTCGCATGTCGTAACACCATACAACAGCTGGGACGCTGCCCAGCTTAATAGCTATCTCAAGCAGAAGGGTGTCGAGACCAAGGATTCCGCCCAGGCCAGCCGCGATTCTCTCATCAGCCAGGTGAAGGGCTACTGGTACGAAACGGAGGACAAGGCTCAAACCGCCTGGACCAATGTCAAGGACTGGATTCTGGACAGCTGGACCGACAGCCAGCTAAAGGCCTTCTGCGATCGTTATGGTATTCCTG TTCCCCAACCCCGCACCCGTGATACTCTCCTTCAGAAGGCTAGGGTCGCTTACGAAACCGCTGCTCAAAAGGCCGGTGAGACTGCTGCCTACCCTGGCAACTGGTTGTACGAGACCTGGTCCGAGTCTGATCTCAAGGAGTGGCTTGATACCCATGGCATCCCGGCTCCTCAACCTACCACCCGCGACAAGCTCATTGCCTCTGTCCGCCGCAACTCCCGACTTGCCTCGCTTCGCATGCAGGAGcagaaggctgctgctcagAAGAAGGCTCAGGAAGCTTATGCCACCCTCACTGACAAGGTTATTGACGCCTGGAGCGAGTCTCAGTTGAAGGAGTTCTGCGACAAGAATAGCATCCCCGTTCCTCAAGGTACCAAGCTCAACCAGCTCCGCTCTCTTGTCCGCAAGCACCGCGCTGAGATCATGGGTGACACCGTTGCCTCAACCGCTGCCTCCGCCTATGGTGCTGCTACTTCCAACGTTGGCGAGAACGTTGCCAAGGCTACTGATGTCACTTCCCAGGCCGCTCTGGATGCCTTCAACGCTGCCGTCAACACCTGGTCTGAGAGCCGTCTCAAGGGCTACCTTGACGCCCGTGGAGTCCCCGTTCCTCAGGGATCCAAGACTGATGAGCTTCGTGCGCTCGTACGCAAGCATGCCCACAAGGCTGCTACCGGCTGGAGCGCCTGGACCTGGGACGATCTGaccctcgacaacctcaaggcCTACCTCGCTTCCTCTGGAGACGCtgcggcgaagaaggctgGTGAGAAGGCTGGCGCTACTCGCGAGGAGCTTGTCCAGGCTGCCAACGCTGCCTACGCatctgcttcttctgccGGTGGTAACTCCTTTGCCTCTGCTACCAGCTACCTTTCTCATGCCACCGACAATGCCAAGGCTGCTACCTTTGATACCTGGAGCGAGAGTGATCTCAAGGCCTACTTGGACAGCTATGGCATTCCCGTCCCTCAGGGTTCAAGTCTCAATGAGATCCGTGCCCTTGCTCGTCGCCAGTGGACTTACTACAAGTACGGCACCTCGTCTCCTTCCGAGACCATCTTCGCTAAGATCAAGGAAAACGTCTTGAGCGGCTGGGACTGGGTCACCGGTCAGGTCATGGCTGGCTCTGAtgccgccaagaagaaggctgaggagggccGTGCCAAGGCGCATAAGGAGCTCTAA
- a CDS encoding hypothetical protein (EggNog:ENOG503P102; COG:G), translating into MPSAHFIYSATIASGCERVRMPEVVQPMVAGLHQAPPPSASITTPTQTTPTQTATTSFDRISTVSEHSTASSCLSPSALFRYVKQSKYVCNVFRYFQFSTCVLQRDRRRCAKSGNMVFAFGGFLIACIALWSTIRAMEDGRKAVSLAEWTARKDFFEYCHSTGYKEDSCDKIKATSLGPPPLSGMRLKARMLQQTVTKRFDTFPGSLVILAGFPLMMSVWVSSRKALRKPFRNRPCSNPVILQYELGLLATTDRTQFIQTNRKVLVPRSRKPLALTTAKQVTPALAVSPLDGISSSFDFNLRAGVAVGKSFDFEHPPDPLQNNFGASSALEKGIHNPTHRRKPRNQSSLATVPVALTPKSQLLLSLAPCQICSSKLDPIVSDELLTYYPEHKKSHFAAWCWPCSAKVVRSQLALDSYLTCGHMTCGKPPPKGLHEDIGSFLMESEQESETVDRGGGKCESAGASIIKRNWNLYGHTSYDAQLIRTGTYMGRKGKGASWFNVGGGVICRWDYY; encoded by the exons ATGCCCAGCGCTCATTTTATATACTCCGCAACAATCGCATCAGGTTGCGAGAGAGTGAGGATGCCAGAAGTGGTCCAGCCGATGGTGGCTGGACTTCATCAGGCACCCCCGCCATCTGCGTCCATTACAACCCCGActcaaacaaccccaacccaaacgGCTACAACCTCATTCGACAGAATATCAACCGTATCGGAACACAGTACTGCCTCATCCTGTCTATCACCCTCAGCACTCTTCCGTTATGTCAAACAGTCGAAATATGTCTGTAACGTGTTTCGGTATTTTCAATTTTCGACCTGTGTCCTACAGCGGGATAGAAGACGCTGCGCTAAAAGTGGCAACATGGTCTTTGCATTTGGAGGATTCTTGATCGCTTGCATAGCGCTTTGGTCAACAATCCGCGCCATGGAAGATGGTAGAAAAGCTGTCAGTCTCGCGGAGTGGACGGCCAGGAAGGACTTTTTTGAGTATTGCCATTCT ACTGGATATAAGGAGGATAGTTGTGATAAGATTAAAGCAACATCTTTAGGGCCACCACCGTTGAGCGGAATGAGATTGAAAGCACGAATGCTTCAACAGACCGTGACCAAGAGATTCGATACCTTTCCGGGTTCCTTGGTCATCCTTGCTGGATTTCCTCTCATGATGAGTGTCTGGGTTTCCTCTAGGAAAGCCCTGAGAAAGCCTTTCAGAAACCGACCGTGTTCGAATCCCGTTATCTTACAATATGAACTGGGTTTGCTCGCTACCACGGATCGGACTCAGTTTATCCAAACAAATAGAAAGGTGTTAGTTCCCAGGAGCCGAAAGCCCCTTGCCCTTACGACTGCAAAACAAGTCACCCCCGCACTGGCTGTCAGCCCTCTCGACGGGATAAGCAGCAGCTTCGACTTCAACCTGCGTGCTGGAGTAGCAGTGGGTAAAAGCTTCGACTTTGAGCACCCTCCAGACCCGCTCCAGAATAATTTTGGAGCATCATCAGCACTCGAAAAAGGCATCCACAACCCAACGCATCGACGAAAACCCCGGAATCAGAGCAGTCTTGCTACTGTACCAGTGGCCTTGACTCCAAAGTCCCAACTTCTACTGTCACTTGCACCGTGCCAGATTTGCAGTTCGAAACTGGACCCAATTGTCAGCGATGAGCTTCTGACATATTATCCTGAACATAAGAAGTCACATTTTGCGGCTTGGTGCTGGCCTTGCAGTGCCAAAGTTGTGAGAAGTCAACTTGCCTTGGACTCCTATTTGACGTGCGGCCATATGACTTGTGGAAAGCCTCCGCCGAAGGGGCTGCATGAAGATATTGGAAGTTTTCTAATGGAAAGCGAGCAGGAGTCGGAGACTGTGGATCGTGGAGGCGGCAAGTGTGAATCAGCTGGCGCTTCCATTATTAAACGCAACTGGAACTTGTACGGGCACACTTCATATGACGCACAGCTGATTCGCACGGGTACTTACATGGGGCGAAAGGGCAAGGGAGCGTCCTGGTTCAacgtgggtggtggggttaTTTGTCGGTGGGACTATTATTAG
- a CDS encoding hypothetical protein (EggNog:ENOG503P102; COG:G) has product MWHSHAAQVPCACRTTSCLKLPDCKIFIKDFVELGTGSGLASVLQQELNQLNGAAASPCVSSLPVSEPLPSRASQRPGPPTTATSPQRKSHPDLFFHSFGSRLASMGRCVADAGYALFQNSKVVVAKYRGSVNKASKLLTTTTGLIIACVALWSALGAMMDGRKAVRIAEWTARKDYWESCETIEDQEDGCDRVTKAPLGPPPHTFSGDNQQNGLLAGEAGELQPAQSPGTGVANSSGVDFHHSSMTGTSRRVIFGSGLETSFDFKPTATTLPLLRMDTGTTSALINVDVSRREGGRKLPSPVRPRLLPSIPAAIWPSDLPLIQASTPLPGFSCRICKATLKLGFDEPPEHPWDHNNCYFVSWYWSCIDEALYGLSHQRVDSRPRGMVLHINDILRKNAETTDDGGEVDTDLTQLSWQRNFKQVVEALLYRVYFVYNGDEKHGGPPYPDDGSKKRMVEPWIDKIGGILYYWRRVEKEGRAH; this is encoded by the exons ATGTGGCACAGCCACGCTGCCCAAGTCCCTTGTGCCTGCCGAACAACTAGTTGCCTCAAACTTCCCGATTGCAAGATTTTCATAAAAGATTTCGTCGAATTGGGAACTGGTTCTGGACTGGCGAGTGTTTTGCAACAGGAGCTTAACCAGTTGAATGGAGCAGCCGCAAGCCCTTGTGTTTCCTCTCTCCCCGTATCCGAGCCTTTGCCATCTAGAGCTTCTCAAAGACCAGGGCCGCCAACGACAGCAACATCGCCTCAGAGAAAGTCGCATCCTGATCTATTTTTTCACAGTTTCGGATCGAGGTTGGCAAGCATGGGTAGGTGTGTAGCCGATGCAGGATACGCCCTCTTTCAAAACTCCAAGGTCGTTGTGGCAAAGTACAGAGGCTCAGTTAACAAAGCAAGTAAGCTTCTTACTACCACAACTGGACTTATTATTGCTTGTGTGGCTTTATGGTCAGCCCTTGGTGCTATGATGGATGGTAGGAAGGCTGTGAGAATAGCTGAGTGGACGGCTAGGAAAGACTACTGGGAGTCTTGTGAAACA ATTGAAGACCAGGAGGACGGGTGTGACAGAGTAACAAAAGCACCCCTGGGTCCACCGCCGCACACGTTCTCTGGAGACAATCAACAAAATGGACTACTGGCTGGAGAAGCCGGAGAGCTCCAGCCTGCCCAGTCACCTGGCACCGGAGTAGCAAACAGCTCGGGTGTTGATTTTCACCATTCTTCCATGACAGGCACTTCACGCCGAGTGATTTTTGGCAGTGGGTTGGAAACCAGTTTTGACTTCAAGCCCACTGCAACTACTCTTCCTTTACTCCGAATGGACACCGGAACGACCTCGGCCCTCATAAACGTTGACGTATCTAGACGAGAAGGGGGCCGGAAAC TTCCGTCACCTGTTCGACCACGACTTCTGCCGTCAATCCCCGCGGCAATCTGGCCATCGGACCTGCCGTTAATCCAAGCATCAACTCCTCTGCCGGGGTTCTCGTGTCGTATCTGCAAGGCCACACTGAAATTAGGTTTTGATGAGCCACCAGAACACCCCTGGGATCACAATAATTGTTACTTTGTTTCTTGGTACTGGTCATGCATTGATGAAGCTCTTTATGGACTTTCTCACCAGCGCGTAGACAGTCGTCCTCGTGGTATGGTCCTACATATCAATGATATTCTCAGAAAAAATGCGGAAACAacagatgatggtggtgaagtCGACACTGACCTGACACAGCTCTCATGGCAAAGGAACTTCAAACAAGTTGTCGAAGCTCTCCTCTATCGGGTGTACTTTGTCTACAATGGTGATGAAAAGCACGGGGGGCCGCCCTATCCTGATGACGGATCCAAAAAGCGCATGGTTGAGCCTTGGATAGATAAGATTGGTGGGATTCTGTATTactggaggagggtggagaaaGAGGGAAGGGCTCACTAG
- a CDS encoding hypothetical protein (EggNog:ENOG503P102; COG:G) — MSGNPTSPGPEATAAAASTAPVDSSNKRGRRRRLIGVSTKMYFSASRTEAFTRSVVELLSSPTDTLTLGDDDVDIFIIPDFVTLTSVISIIRSAPEGSVARRIKVGAQDCYSEDFGAYTGEVSPAVLAEVGVEFVELGHAERKRLFAESDGRVGEKVRGVVRNGMVPVICVGEMRKDGGVEGAVGEVVRQVEVVLKGVGEGEEVVLAYEPVWAIGGREPAAKEYVEGVVRGLREWEGVKGRGGRVRVIYGGAAGRGLWERLGGEVDGLFLGRFGHDAGEFVKLIREVAGGGGEGGE; from the coding sequence ATGTCCGGCAACCCCACCTCTCCCGGCCCCGAagcaacggcggcggcggcgtcgacGGCGCCGGTTGATAGCAGTAACaagcgaggaagaaggcgtCGTCTGATCGGGGTATCCACCAAAATGTATTTTTCCGCCTCTCGGACGGAAGCCTTCACCCGGTCCGTTGTCGAGCTTCTTTCCAGCCCTACGGataccctaaccctgggtgatgacgatgtcgacatcttcatcatccccgaCTTTGTCACCCTCACGTCTGTCATTAGTATCATACGATCTGCTCCTGAGGGGTCGGTGGCGAGAAGGATAAAAGTAGGGGCGCAGGATTGTTACTCTGAGGACTTTGGAGCTTATACAGGGGAGGTTAGTCCTGCGGTTTTGgctgaggttggggtggagTTTGTGGAATTGGGGCATGCGGAACGGAAGAGGTTGTTTGCGGAGAGTgatgggagggttggggagaaggttaggggggtggtgaggaatgGAATGGTTCCGGTGATATGTGTTGGTGAGATGAGGaaagatgggggggttgaaggggcggttggggaggtggtgaggcaggttgaggttgtgctaaagggggttggggagggggaggaggtggtgctggcttATGAGCCTGTTTGGGCTATCGGGGGGAGGGAGCCAGCTGCGAAGGAGtatgttgagggggttgtgagagggttgagggagtgggagggggtgaaaggaaggggggggagggtgagggttaTTTACGGGGGGGCGGCGGGACGGGGGTtgtgggagaggttggggggggaggtggatgggttgtttttggggaggtttgggcaTGATGCTGGGGAGTTTGTCAAGTTGATTCGGGAGGTtgcggggggtggtggtgagggtggtgagtga
- the DERI1 gene encoding D-erythrulose-4-phosphate isomerase 1 (EggNog:ENOG503Q3SG; COG:G) has translation MSSPQWKIAVGCDDAGVSYKNKIKEDFAADARVISVVDVGATGKEDKTAYPHIAAAAAKLVASGEVDRALLICGTGLGVAIAANKIKGIRAVTAHDSFSVERAVLSNNAQVLCMGERVVGLELARRLAKEWLGYVFDEKSASATKVAVIHEYEEGEHGLSGGAEEVKGC, from the exons ATGAGCTCACCACAGTGGAAGATTGCCGTTGGCTGCGAT GACGCCGGCGTGAGCTACAAGAACAAAATCAAAGAAGACTTCGCGGCCGATGCCCGGGTCATCTCAGTCGTCGACGTCGGTGCCACGGgcaaggaggacaagacGGCATACCCACACATcgccgcggcggcggccaaACTCGTGGCCTCGGGAGAGGTCGACCGAGCTCTGTTGATCTGCGGCACTGGCCTCGGCGTTGCCATTGCCGCCAATAAGATCAAGGGGATCAGGGCAGTCACCGCACACGACAGCTTCTCGGTCGAGAGAGCGGTCCTCAGCAACAATGCCCAGGTGTTGTGCATGGGGGAGCGGGTGGTGGGACTGGAGCTTGCGAGGAGGCTCGCAAAGGAGTGGTTGGGATATGTCTTTGACGAGAAGAGCGCCAGTGCAACCAAGGTGGCTGTCATTCATGAATACGAAGAAGGGGAACATGGTCTTTCTGGGGGGGCGGAGGAAGTGAAGGGTTGCTGA
- a CDS encoding hypothetical protein (EggNog:ENOG503NUS7; COG:G): MSKRHLFSSLEGLVPKALRGIVASNPRLNLDETNRVVFDPESPKSIVSIISGGGSGHEPAWSGYVGTNMLAAAVGGDVFASPSTKQILAAVEAVPSDKGTLLVITNYTGDCLHFGLAAEKTKAKGNPCRMLICGDDVSIGKQGSLVGRRGLAAQIGVLKVLGAAAAEGLSLDELFDLGTAVNGQIVSIAATLDHCHVPGRTEHGALDPDVVEIGTGPHNEPGYKKLSPAPSVEGLVKEMLRYCLDETDPVRGYVKFNPGDETVLLVSNFGGMSNLEMGGLVDELLQQLLADWNIEPVRVYAGSIETSLNAPAFSVSVINLSGVAATSPYSLDQIKGFFDLKTDTAWEAVAGAQRYRRPRADQLVQPPVEERKVIDEARDIKIDPVLLERMLRRACNDLIKSEPDLTRWDTIMGDGDCGLTLETGAKALLEAIDGPHKIAAKGSVIEVLTELEEILEGKMGGTLGGILGIFFVSMRTALQENLELAKTEGFVPLWSKALSHAIHHLEQYTPAKVGDRTVMDTLIPFVEAMAATKSLEEGVAAAVAGSENTKKLKARLGRATYVGTGTDGKELPPDPGAWGAMVVIQGLLAAISE, from the coding sequence ATGTCCAAACGACACCTCTTTTCCTCACTCGAGGGGCTTGTCCCCAAGGCCCTTCGAGGCATTGTTGCCAGCAACCCAAGActcaacctcgacgagaCCAACCGCGTAGTCTTTGACCCCGAATCCCCCAAGTCGATCGTCAGTATCATCAGCGGTGGCGGCTCCGGTCACGAGCCAGCATGGTCTGGCTATGTTGGCACCAACATGCTGGCCGCCGCCGTAGGCGGTGATGTCTTCGCCTCTCCAAGCACTAAACAGATTCTGGCTGCTGTCGAGGCCGTACCATCAGACAAGGGGACACTCCTGGTGATCACCAACTACACCGGGGACTGCCTTCACTTCGGCCTGGCAGCCGAGAAGACAAAAGCAAAGGGGAACCCGTGTCGTATGCTCATCTGCGGCGACGATGTCTCGATAGGAAAGCAGGGCTCACTAGTTGGTCGTCGAGGACTGGCTGCTCAAATAGGAGTGCTCAAGGTTCTCGGTGCTGCAGCTGCAGAGGGTCTCTCGCTGGACGAGCTATTCGATCTCGGCACTGCCGTCAACGGCCAAATCGTCAGCATTGCCGCCACATTGGACCACTGCCATGTCCCCGGTCGAACAGAGCACGGTGCCCTGGACCCCGATGTGGTGGAGATTGGTACAGGACCACACAACGAACCCGGCTACAAGAAGCTCTCACCGGCTCCTTCAGTGGAGGGATTGGTGAAGGAGATGCTCAGATACTGCCTGGACGAGACCGATCCTGTGAGAGGATACGTCAAGTTCAACCCCGGAGACGAGACGGTGCTGTTGGTCAGCAACTTCGGCGGCATGTCAAACCTGGAGATGGGAGGTCTTGTCGATGAGCTCCTTCAACAGCTCCTGGCCGACTGGAACATCGAGCCCGTGCGTGTGTACGCTGGCTCCATCGAGACATCGCTCAACGCGCCCGCCTTCTCCGTTTCAGTCATCAACCTTTCAGGGGTAGCAGCGACCAGCCCCTATTCGCTCGACCAGATCAAAGGATTCTTCGACCTCAAGACCGATACAGCATGGGAAGCTGTTGCTGGAGCCCAGAGATACCGTCGTCCAAGAGCCGATCAGCTTGTTCAACCGCCAGTCGAAGAGCGTAAGGTCATTGATGAAGCGAGAGATATCAAGATTGACCCCGTGCTCCTGGAGAGAATGCTCCGCCGGGCCTGCAATGACCTCATCAAATCCGAACCAGACCTCACACGGTGGGACACCATCATGGGAGACGGCGACTGCGGTTTGACACTCGAAACTGGTGCCAAGGCGTTGTTGGAGGCCATTGATGGGCCACACAAGATTGCTGCCAAGGGATCAGTAATCGAAGTTCTCACTGAGCTCGAGGAGATTCTTGAGGGCAAGATGGGAGGAACACTTGGTGGTATCCTGGGCATTTTCTTCGTGTCAATGAGAACCGCGCTACAGGAGAACCTTGAATTAGCCAAGACAGAAGGTTTCGTACCGCTATGGTCAAAGGCCCTTTCACAtgccatccatcatctcgAGCAGTACACACCAGCCAAGGTTGGCGACCGAACTGTCATGGACACATTGATTCCGTTTGTCGAAGCTATGGCGGCGACCAAAagtttggaggagggtgtcgCTGCTGCGGTAGCGGGATCAGAGAACACCAAGAAGTTGAAGGCGAGATTGGGGAGAGCGACGTATGTTGGTACTGGGACAGACGGCAAGGAGCTGCCACCAGATCCGGGTGCTTGGGGCGCGATGGTAGTGATTCAGGGACTGCTTGCTGCAATTTCAGAATAG